The Thermoflexus sp. genome contains a region encoding:
- a CDS encoding threonine/serine dehydratase, protein MSELPMPTFTDVLRARQVVGRFLPRTPLYRYPTLDALLRARVYVKHENFQPIGAFKVRGGVYLMSRLSPEERSRGVITASTGNHGQSIAYAAALFHARAVIVVPQNANPVKVEAIRAYGAEIRVHGRDFDDARSYCERAAAEEGLRYISSGDEPDLIAGVATETLEILEEQPEVEMIFVPVGGGSGAAGACLVAKTLNPQIRVIGVQSARAPAAYLTWRHRRWMEAPMETLAEGLATRRPFMLPQRILWEKLDDFVLVEDEELVEGVRIYLEKAKTLAEPAGAAPLAAALRLREQIRGKTIALILSGGNISPEQLRRFL, encoded by the coding sequence ATGTCCGAGCTGCCCATGCCCACGTTCACCGATGTGCTGCGCGCCCGGCAGGTTGTGGGACGCTTCCTGCCGCGCACCCCCCTCTACCGCTATCCGACCCTGGACGCGCTGCTCAGGGCGCGGGTCTATGTGAAGCACGAGAACTTCCAGCCCATCGGCGCCTTTAAGGTTCGGGGCGGCGTGTATCTCATGTCCCGGCTCTCGCCGGAGGAGCGATCCCGGGGAGTGATCACCGCCTCCACCGGCAACCACGGCCAGTCGATCGCCTATGCCGCGGCCCTCTTCCATGCCCGCGCCGTGATCGTGGTGCCCCAGAACGCCAATCCGGTCAAGGTGGAAGCGATCCGCGCCTACGGCGCCGAGATCCGCGTGCACGGCCGGGATTTCGATGACGCCCGCTCTTACTGTGAACGGGCCGCCGCTGAGGAAGGCCTCCGGTATATCTCCTCCGGCGACGAGCCGGATCTGATCGCCGGGGTCGCCACCGAGACCCTGGAGATCCTGGAAGAGCAGCCGGAGGTGGAGATGATCTTCGTGCCGGTAGGCGGAGGGAGCGGCGCGGCGGGGGCGTGCCTGGTGGCGAAGACCCTGAACCCTCAGATCCGGGTGATCGGCGTGCAGTCCGCCCGCGCGCCCGCCGCCTATCTCACCTGGCGTCATCGACGCTGGATGGAGGCGCCAATGGAGACGCTGGCGGAGGGCCTGGCCACGCGGCGGCCGTTCATGCTGCCCCAGCGGATCCTGTGGGAGAAGCTGGATGACTTCGTCCTGGTGGAGGATGAGGAGCTGGTGGAAGGCGTGCGGATCTATCTGGAAAAAGCGAAGACGCTGGCGGAGCCCGCAGGGGCCGCCCCCCTGGCCGCCGCCCTCCGGCTGCGGGAACAGATCCGGGGGAAGACCATCGCTCTGATCCTGAGCGGGGGAAACATATCCCCCGAGCAGCTTCGCCGTTTCCTGTAA
- a CDS encoding ABC transporter permease, translating to MTYVRVLLRFFKANLMAAMEYRADFLANALVAVASSLWTLAALQVFFMHRPRLGGWRYEEAMIVAGLFIAFEGVMAALFRPNLEEIPEAIRQGTLDFTLLRPLDSQFLVSFQRMQIWHLTDILLGLGVVAWALSRLGWPSPDRLLLFGVMLIAGLVIFYSLLMVLITLAFWFVEVGNIMELIYTFFEAGRFPVTAFPTWVRIVLTFIVPIAFITTVPAQAVLGWLRPEGVLAGLLIAAALFGISRSFWRYALRHYTSAGG from the coding sequence ATGACCTACGTGCGGGTTCTCCTTCGGTTCTTCAAAGCCAACCTGATGGCCGCCATGGAATATCGGGCCGATTTCCTGGCCAACGCCCTGGTGGCGGTCGCCTCCTCCCTGTGGACGCTGGCGGCGCTCCAGGTGTTCTTCATGCATCGCCCCCGGCTGGGCGGCTGGCGCTATGAGGAAGCCATGATCGTGGCCGGGCTTTTCATCGCCTTCGAAGGGGTGATGGCCGCCCTCTTCCGCCCGAACCTGGAGGAGATCCCAGAGGCAATCCGTCAGGGCACCCTGGATTTCACCCTGCTGCGCCCCCTGGACAGCCAGTTCCTGGTCTCCTTCCAGCGGATGCAGATCTGGCATCTCACGGATATCCTGCTGGGCCTGGGGGTGGTGGCCTGGGCCTTGAGCCGGCTGGGGTGGCCTTCGCCGGATCGCCTGCTTCTGTTCGGGGTGATGCTCATCGCCGGCCTGGTGATCTTCTACTCGCTGCTGATGGTTCTCATCACCCTGGCTTTCTGGTTTGTGGAGGTGGGGAATATTATGGAGCTGATCTATACCTTCTTCGAGGCCGGCCGTTTCCCCGTGACGGCTTTCCCCACCTGGGTGCGGATCGTCTTGACCTTTATCGTTCCGATTGCGTTCATCACCACAGTGCCGGCCCAGGCGGTCCTGGGCTGGCTGCGGCCGGAAGGGGTTCTGGCCGGCCTCCTGATCGCCGCGGCCCTCTTCGGGATCAGCCGCTCCTTCTGGCGTTACGCGCTCCGCCACTATACGAGCGCAGGCGGGTGA
- a CDS encoding pyridoxamine 5'-phosphate oxidase family protein: MAESVPPHTGEAWEAALRFLSRRSTLTLATVDESGHPYVASLYFVHDERLRLYFLSSPESRHVRHLTARPEVAVTVHGEPWDWKNIQGLQLTGIAETVEDPAERERVMARYREKFPFIEELPQALAHARLYRITPRWVRWIDNTKGFGYRVEWRLG, from the coding sequence ATGGCCGAGTCCGTTCCGCCTCATACGGGAGAGGCCTGGGAAGCGGCTCTCCGTTTCCTGAGCCGTCGCTCGACCTTGACCCTGGCAACCGTGGATGAGAGCGGCCATCCTTACGTGGCTTCGCTCTATTTCGTCCACGACGAACGGCTGCGGCTCTATTTCCTCTCTTCCCCGGAAAGCCGGCACGTTCGCCATCTCACCGCCCGACCGGAAGTCGCCGTGACCGTCCATGGGGAGCCGTGGGACTGGAAGAACATCCAGGGCCTTCAGCTGACCGGGATCGCGGAGACCGTGGAGGATCCAGCGGAGCGGGAACGGGTGATGGCCCGATATCGGGAGAAGTTCCCGTTCATCGAAGAGCTCCCCCAGGCCCTGGCCCATGCCCGGCTGTATCGGATCACCCCGCGCTGGGTGCGCTGGATCGACAATACCAAAGGATTCGGCTACCGGGTGGAGTGGCGCCTGGGATGA